A part of Cannabis sativa cultivar Pink pepper isolate KNU-18-1 chromosome 6, ASM2916894v1, whole genome shotgun sequence genomic DNA contains:
- the LOC133038926 gene encoding uncharacterized protein At5g01610-like: protein MEKALTKVGSLKVGSLWISKKAKEELSNISEEITTLSSTVEEKAKWIFNKLKGSPPKTLPDLLREYNLPPGLFPQNITCYEFDETKARLIVYLPSPCEVSFKDSSVIRYANRVKAILLRGKLTGIEGMKTKVLVWVKVTCVAVESSKSDKVWFTAGVKKSRSKDAYLVASNGVRIEDF, encoded by the exons atgGAGAAGGCTCTGACAAAAGTGGGTAGCTTAAAAGTTGGAAGCTTATGGATTTCAAAGAAAGCAAAGGAAGAACTCTCTAATATCTCTGAGGAAATCACT ACTTTGTCAAGTACAGTTGAGGAGAAAGCAAAGTGGATTTTCAACAAACTCAAAG GGTCACCACCAAAAACCTTGCCAGATCTCCTCCGAGAGTACAACTTACCCCCAGGACTCTTTCCTCAGAACATAACCTGTTACGAATTTGATGAAACAAAGGCGAGGCTGATCGTGTATTTGCCATCACCGTGCGAAGTTAGCTTCAAGGATTCATCTGTAATAAGGTATGCAAACCGAGTGAAAGCGATACTGCTAAGGGGAAAGCTAACAGGAATTGAGGGAATGAAAACAAAGGTGCTAGTTTGGGTTAAGGTCACTTGTGTGGCAGTTGAAAGTTCCAAATCCGATAAGGTATGGTTCACTGCTGGAGTCAAGAAATCTAGGTCCAAGGATGCTTATCTAGTTGCCAGTAATGGTGTTAGGATAGAAGATTTCTGA